One Drosophila willistoni isolate 14030-0811.24 chromosome 2R unlocalized genomic scaffold, UCI_dwil_1.1 Seg167, whole genome shotgun sequence DNA segment encodes these proteins:
- the LOC6646625 gene encoding ATR-interacting protein mus304 isoform X2: MSSKRYSAMKNFARAKKPKLDISVSRGRPVSPKRETNIGNSTQASADLRKNDIDVDFWDDDDDDVILMATQLAEAAEAVRKTDENTMTFTQFSPKGGTSTQGPSPPPPVIEKNCLLVNSEDFEFEAPILTFIAPSDANDPGPSNYSQKTTEARRQLAQERQIKFLMERLDLIKKDNIKLKKELSDSNDVTKVKSGEVSLLRDELRHVRQQLRATKMEKLALADQKAVVEAKHISVNEAVLKLKYAEVRSVKLNQAKAANDIKNYYKQEGRSLPRHFLSMPKLEIQAKAASELSLASNTYPNIYKQDPIRNIEIKKSLGSRVGALFKADFDQLLINYAQLEKKQLTKEYQHLGILNSVCKVFSEFWSYAHNLESLPNRQVYPYVFYPLLGGNQRSLHDLYQPLPLYRGERFVFLRRYLALLSLMCSHNRAIAEALLHLKHGQVSLLQIVSDSIKILGFSQDLPEHFGLLEGFGAFLTSLLRNAFGASSPDVLNPLFDLLKQLVFTRPSPWVFGQLSSCMLACSQKAAWPNLMSQMCVNSPKTCFISDRVRSIYRFGTDSCLVQVYAGLIELCFFNALPLEPSHFQLLLSTCRNHVDFVYQCFQNPPDFILKMLPSLGDAEDDDEMAERTEIVGGSAIASSVISVAASDYNSSLEKAEKSAAPAEECSCECYVKLCLSVVTLVFQLMHQWILKGCKTDTEEVGKISQTAVHLLKLIFRENYLTCLFRDSEETTKHYLSLICNWWTEHAKCLGFLRIHVRFLRQLEYSHFMSKPMILEANEKNPELDLTEWNRTANTSEDVNLNEIDFYNYMIGIDDFFSEIERMEEYHFE; encoded by the exons ATGTCCTCGAAACGATACTCTGCGATGAAGAATTTTGCACGGGCCAAGAAACCTAAATTAGACATTAGTGTGAGTCGTGGTCGTCCTGTGAGTCCGAAAAGGGAAACTAACATTGGGAACAGCAC GCAAGCTTCTGCGGATTTACGAAAAAATGATATTGACGTTGATTTTtgggatgatgatgacgacgacgttATCCTTATGGCTACACAACTGGCTGAGGCGGCCGAAGCCGTGCGCAAGACGGATGAGAACACCATGACATTTACTCAATTTTCTCCAAAAGGAGGCACAAGCACACAGGGTCcatctcctcctcctcctgtgATCGAGAAGAATTGTCTGCTAGTAAACAGTGAAGACTTTGAGTTCGAAGCGCCAATATTAACATTTATAGCCCCCTCCGATGCGAATGATCCTGGCCCTAGCAACTACAGCCAGAAAACTACCGAAGCTCGCCGGCAACTGGCTCAGGAGCgtcaaatcaaatttttaatggaacgccttgatttaattaaaaaggaTAATATAAAGTTGAAAAAAGAACTAAGTGACAGCAACGATGTTACTAAGGTTAAAAGCGGTGAG GTCAGCCTGTTACGCGATGAATTAAGGCATGTGCGTCAGCAGCTGCGAGCCACTAAAATGGAGAAACTAGCTTTGGCCGATCAAAAGGCGGTGGTAGAAGCCAAGCATATCTCAGTTAATGAGGCAGTATTAAAACTTAAATATGCAGAAGTCAGAAGTGTAAAGCTAAATCAGGCTAAAGCCGCAAATGATATAAAAAACTACTACAAGCAAGAAGGGCGGAGCTTGCCGCGACATTTTCTAAGTATGCCAAAATTGGAGATTCAAGCAAAAGCCGCAAGCGAGCTATCATTGGCGTCAAATACTTACCCCAACATTTACAAACAGGATCCCATTCGAAACATAGAAATCAAAAAGAGTTTAGGAAGCAGGGTTGGAGCATTGTTTAAAGCTGACTTCGATCAGCTTTTAATCAATTATGCACAGTTGGAGAAGAAACAATTGACAAAGGAATACCAACATTTGGGAATTCTTAATTCGGTTTGCAAAGTTTTTTCAGAATTTTGGTCATATGCACACAATTTGGAATCTTTACCCAACAGGCAGGTCTATCCGTATGTTTTCTACCCTTTATTAGGCGGGAATCAACGATCTCTACATGATCTATACCAACCGCTACCCCTTTATCGTGGAGaacgttttgtttttctgcGTCGTTATTTGGCACTCCTATCTCTAATGTGTAGTCACAACAGAGCTATAGCAGAAGCATTGCTACACCTTAAGCATGGTCAAGTGAGTTTACTCCAAATAGTCAGCGATTCCATAAAAATTTTGGGGTTCTCTCAAGATCTTCCAGAGCATTTTGGTCTACTGGAGGGATTTGGTGCGTTTTTAACTAGTTTGCTAAGAAATGCATTTGGCGCATCGTCTCCAGATGTGTTAAATCCTTTGTTTGACCTATTAAAACAGTTGGTATTTACCCGACCCAGTCCATGGGTATTCGGTCAGTTAAGTTCATGCATGCTGGCCTGTTCTCAAAAGGCTGCCTGGCCCAATCTAATGTCTCAGATGTGTGTCAATAGTCCAAAAACTTGCTTCATCTCTGATCGCGTACGATCAATTTATCGTTTTGGAACGGACTCGTGCCTTGTGCAGGTCTATGCTGGTTTAATTGAGTTATGCTTTTTCAATGCATTGCCTTTGGAACCAAGCCACTtccagttgttgttgtctacATGCAGAAATCATGTGGACTTTGTTTACCAGTGCTTTCAAAATCCGCCTGACTTTATACTCAAAATGCTGCCATCTCTGGGTGATGcagaagatgatgatgaaatgGCTGAGAGGACGGAGATTGTTGGAGGCTCTGCAATCGCAAGTTCGGTCATAAGCGTGGCTGCCTCCGATTATAATTCGAGTTTGGAAAAGGCTGAGAAAAGTGCTGCACCAGCAGAAGAATGTAGTTGTGAGTGCTATGTTAAACTGTGTTTAAGCGTGGTCACACTCGTCTTCCAACTTATGCATCAATGGATTTTGAAAGGTTGCAAAACGG ACACTGAAGAGGTTGGAAAAATTTCACAAACTGCAGTGCACTTGTTGAAGTTGATTTTCCGGGAAAACTATCTCACCTGTCTGTTTAGGGACTCAGAAGAAACCACAAAGCACTATTTGAGTTTAATATGTAACTGGTGGACAGAGCACGCGAAATGTTTGGGATTTCTGCGCATTCATG TTCGCTTCCTAAGGCAGCTGGAATATTCACATTTTATGTCAAAGCCAATGATTTTAGAAGCCAATGAGAAGAATCCTGAATTAGATTTAACAGAATGGAATCGAACCGCAAACACTTCAGAGGACgttaatttaaatgaaattgatttttataacTACATGATTGGGATTGATGATTTCTTCAGTGAAATTGAGCGAATGGAGGAATACCATTTTGAATAG
- the LOC6646625 gene encoding ATR-interacting protein mus304 isoform X3 yields the protein MYCWQASADLRKNDIDVDFWDDDDDDVILMATQLAEAAEAVRKTDENTMTFTQFSPKGGTSTQGPSPPPPVIEKNCLLVNSEDFEFEAPILTFIAPSDANDPGPSNYSQKTTEARRQLAQERQIKFLMERLDLIKKDNIKLKKELSDSNDVTKVKSGEVSLLRDELRHVRQQLRATKMEKLALADQKAVVEAKHISVNEAVLKLKYAEVRSVKLNQAKAANDIKNYYKQEGRSLPRHFLSMPKLEIQAKAASELSLASNTYPNIYKQDPIRNIEIKKSLGSRVGALFKADFDQLLINYAQLEKKQLTKEYQHLGILNSVCKVFSEFWSYAHNLESLPNRQVYPYVFYPLLGGNQRSLHDLYQPLPLYRGERFVFLRRYLALLSLMCSHNRAIAEALLHLKHGQVSLLQIVSDSIKILGFSQDLPEHFGLLEGFGAFLTSLLRNAFGASSPDVLNPLFDLLKQLVFTRPSPWVFGQLSSCMLACSQKAAWPNLMSQMCVNSPKTCFISDRVRSIYRFGTDSCLVQVYAGLIELCFFNALPLEPSHFQLLLSTCRNHVDFVYQCFQNPPDFILKMLPSLGDAEDDDEMAERTEIVGGSAIASSVISVAASDYNSSLEKAEKSAAPAEECSCECYVKLCLSVVTLVFQLMHQWILKGCKTDTEEVGKISQTAVHLLKLIFRENYLTCLFRDSEETTKHYLSLICNWWTEHAKCLGFLRIHVRFLRQLEYSHFMSKPMILEANEKNPELDLTEWNRTANTSEDVNLNEIDFYNYMIGIDDFFSEIERMEEYHFE from the exons ATGTACTGTTG GCAAGCTTCTGCGGATTTACGAAAAAATGATATTGACGTTGATTTTtgggatgatgatgacgacgacgttATCCTTATGGCTACACAACTGGCTGAGGCGGCCGAAGCCGTGCGCAAGACGGATGAGAACACCATGACATTTACTCAATTTTCTCCAAAAGGAGGCACAAGCACACAGGGTCcatctcctcctcctcctgtgATCGAGAAGAATTGTCTGCTAGTAAACAGTGAAGACTTTGAGTTCGAAGCGCCAATATTAACATTTATAGCCCCCTCCGATGCGAATGATCCTGGCCCTAGCAACTACAGCCAGAAAACTACCGAAGCTCGCCGGCAACTGGCTCAGGAGCgtcaaatcaaatttttaatggaacgccttgatttaattaaaaaggaTAATATAAAGTTGAAAAAAGAACTAAGTGACAGCAACGATGTTACTAAGGTTAAAAGCGGTGAG GTCAGCCTGTTACGCGATGAATTAAGGCATGTGCGTCAGCAGCTGCGAGCCACTAAAATGGAGAAACTAGCTTTGGCCGATCAAAAGGCGGTGGTAGAAGCCAAGCATATCTCAGTTAATGAGGCAGTATTAAAACTTAAATATGCAGAAGTCAGAAGTGTAAAGCTAAATCAGGCTAAAGCCGCAAATGATATAAAAAACTACTACAAGCAAGAAGGGCGGAGCTTGCCGCGACATTTTCTAAGTATGCCAAAATTGGAGATTCAAGCAAAAGCCGCAAGCGAGCTATCATTGGCGTCAAATACTTACCCCAACATTTACAAACAGGATCCCATTCGAAACATAGAAATCAAAAAGAGTTTAGGAAGCAGGGTTGGAGCATTGTTTAAAGCTGACTTCGATCAGCTTTTAATCAATTATGCACAGTTGGAGAAGAAACAATTGACAAAGGAATACCAACATTTGGGAATTCTTAATTCGGTTTGCAAAGTTTTTTCAGAATTTTGGTCATATGCACACAATTTGGAATCTTTACCCAACAGGCAGGTCTATCCGTATGTTTTCTACCCTTTATTAGGCGGGAATCAACGATCTCTACATGATCTATACCAACCGCTACCCCTTTATCGTGGAGaacgttttgtttttctgcGTCGTTATTTGGCACTCCTATCTCTAATGTGTAGTCACAACAGAGCTATAGCAGAAGCATTGCTACACCTTAAGCATGGTCAAGTGAGTTTACTCCAAATAGTCAGCGATTCCATAAAAATTTTGGGGTTCTCTCAAGATCTTCCAGAGCATTTTGGTCTACTGGAGGGATTTGGTGCGTTTTTAACTAGTTTGCTAAGAAATGCATTTGGCGCATCGTCTCCAGATGTGTTAAATCCTTTGTTTGACCTATTAAAACAGTTGGTATTTACCCGACCCAGTCCATGGGTATTCGGTCAGTTAAGTTCATGCATGCTGGCCTGTTCTCAAAAGGCTGCCTGGCCCAATCTAATGTCTCAGATGTGTGTCAATAGTCCAAAAACTTGCTTCATCTCTGATCGCGTACGATCAATTTATCGTTTTGGAACGGACTCGTGCCTTGTGCAGGTCTATGCTGGTTTAATTGAGTTATGCTTTTTCAATGCATTGCCTTTGGAACCAAGCCACTtccagttgttgttgtctacATGCAGAAATCATGTGGACTTTGTTTACCAGTGCTTTCAAAATCCGCCTGACTTTATACTCAAAATGCTGCCATCTCTGGGTGATGcagaagatgatgatgaaatgGCTGAGAGGACGGAGATTGTTGGAGGCTCTGCAATCGCAAGTTCGGTCATAAGCGTGGCTGCCTCCGATTATAATTCGAGTTTGGAAAAGGCTGAGAAAAGTGCTGCACCAGCAGAAGAATGTAGTTGTGAGTGCTATGTTAAACTGTGTTTAAGCGTGGTCACACTCGTCTTCCAACTTATGCATCAATGGATTTTGAAAGGTTGCAAAACGG ACACTGAAGAGGTTGGAAAAATTTCACAAACTGCAGTGCACTTGTTGAAGTTGATTTTCCGGGAAAACTATCTCACCTGTCTGTTTAGGGACTCAGAAGAAACCACAAAGCACTATTTGAGTTTAATATGTAACTGGTGGACAGAGCACGCGAAATGTTTGGGATTTCTGCGCATTCATG TTCGCTTCCTAAGGCAGCTGGAATATTCACATTTTATGTCAAAGCCAATGATTTTAGAAGCCAATGAGAAGAATCCTGAATTAGATTTAACAGAATGGAATCGAACCGCAAACACTTCAGAGGACgttaatttaaatgaaattgatttttataacTACATGATTGGGATTGATGATTTCTTCAGTGAAATTGAGCGAATGGAGGAATACCATTTTGAATAG
- the LOC6646625 gene encoding ATR-interacting protein mus304 isoform X1: protein MSSKRYSAMKNFARAKKPKLDISVSRGRPVSPKRETNIGNSTYVLQASADLRKNDIDVDFWDDDDDDVILMATQLAEAAEAVRKTDENTMTFTQFSPKGGTSTQGPSPPPPVIEKNCLLVNSEDFEFEAPILTFIAPSDANDPGPSNYSQKTTEARRQLAQERQIKFLMERLDLIKKDNIKLKKELSDSNDVTKVKSGEVSLLRDELRHVRQQLRATKMEKLALADQKAVVEAKHISVNEAVLKLKYAEVRSVKLNQAKAANDIKNYYKQEGRSLPRHFLSMPKLEIQAKAASELSLASNTYPNIYKQDPIRNIEIKKSLGSRVGALFKADFDQLLINYAQLEKKQLTKEYQHLGILNSVCKVFSEFWSYAHNLESLPNRQVYPYVFYPLLGGNQRSLHDLYQPLPLYRGERFVFLRRYLALLSLMCSHNRAIAEALLHLKHGQVSLLQIVSDSIKILGFSQDLPEHFGLLEGFGAFLTSLLRNAFGASSPDVLNPLFDLLKQLVFTRPSPWVFGQLSSCMLACSQKAAWPNLMSQMCVNSPKTCFISDRVRSIYRFGTDSCLVQVYAGLIELCFFNALPLEPSHFQLLLSTCRNHVDFVYQCFQNPPDFILKMLPSLGDAEDDDEMAERTEIVGGSAIASSVISVAASDYNSSLEKAEKSAAPAEECSCECYVKLCLSVVTLVFQLMHQWILKGCKTDTEEVGKISQTAVHLLKLIFRENYLTCLFRDSEETTKHYLSLICNWWTEHAKCLGFLRIHVRFLRQLEYSHFMSKPMILEANEKNPELDLTEWNRTANTSEDVNLNEIDFYNYMIGIDDFFSEIERMEEYHFE from the exons ATGTCCTCGAAACGATACTCTGCGATGAAGAATTTTGCACGGGCCAAGAAACCTAAATTAGACATTAGTGTGAGTCGTGGTCGTCCTGTGAGTCCGAAAAGGGAAACTAACATTGGGAACAGCACGTATGTACT GCAAGCTTCTGCGGATTTACGAAAAAATGATATTGACGTTGATTTTtgggatgatgatgacgacgacgttATCCTTATGGCTACACAACTGGCTGAGGCGGCCGAAGCCGTGCGCAAGACGGATGAGAACACCATGACATTTACTCAATTTTCTCCAAAAGGAGGCACAAGCACACAGGGTCcatctcctcctcctcctgtgATCGAGAAGAATTGTCTGCTAGTAAACAGTGAAGACTTTGAGTTCGAAGCGCCAATATTAACATTTATAGCCCCCTCCGATGCGAATGATCCTGGCCCTAGCAACTACAGCCAGAAAACTACCGAAGCTCGCCGGCAACTGGCTCAGGAGCgtcaaatcaaatttttaatggaacgccttgatttaattaaaaaggaTAATATAAAGTTGAAAAAAGAACTAAGTGACAGCAACGATGTTACTAAGGTTAAAAGCGGTGAG GTCAGCCTGTTACGCGATGAATTAAGGCATGTGCGTCAGCAGCTGCGAGCCACTAAAATGGAGAAACTAGCTTTGGCCGATCAAAAGGCGGTGGTAGAAGCCAAGCATATCTCAGTTAATGAGGCAGTATTAAAACTTAAATATGCAGAAGTCAGAAGTGTAAAGCTAAATCAGGCTAAAGCCGCAAATGATATAAAAAACTACTACAAGCAAGAAGGGCGGAGCTTGCCGCGACATTTTCTAAGTATGCCAAAATTGGAGATTCAAGCAAAAGCCGCAAGCGAGCTATCATTGGCGTCAAATACTTACCCCAACATTTACAAACAGGATCCCATTCGAAACATAGAAATCAAAAAGAGTTTAGGAAGCAGGGTTGGAGCATTGTTTAAAGCTGACTTCGATCAGCTTTTAATCAATTATGCACAGTTGGAGAAGAAACAATTGACAAAGGAATACCAACATTTGGGAATTCTTAATTCGGTTTGCAAAGTTTTTTCAGAATTTTGGTCATATGCACACAATTTGGAATCTTTACCCAACAGGCAGGTCTATCCGTATGTTTTCTACCCTTTATTAGGCGGGAATCAACGATCTCTACATGATCTATACCAACCGCTACCCCTTTATCGTGGAGaacgttttgtttttctgcGTCGTTATTTGGCACTCCTATCTCTAATGTGTAGTCACAACAGAGCTATAGCAGAAGCATTGCTACACCTTAAGCATGGTCAAGTGAGTTTACTCCAAATAGTCAGCGATTCCATAAAAATTTTGGGGTTCTCTCAAGATCTTCCAGAGCATTTTGGTCTACTGGAGGGATTTGGTGCGTTTTTAACTAGTTTGCTAAGAAATGCATTTGGCGCATCGTCTCCAGATGTGTTAAATCCTTTGTTTGACCTATTAAAACAGTTGGTATTTACCCGACCCAGTCCATGGGTATTCGGTCAGTTAAGTTCATGCATGCTGGCCTGTTCTCAAAAGGCTGCCTGGCCCAATCTAATGTCTCAGATGTGTGTCAATAGTCCAAAAACTTGCTTCATCTCTGATCGCGTACGATCAATTTATCGTTTTGGAACGGACTCGTGCCTTGTGCAGGTCTATGCTGGTTTAATTGAGTTATGCTTTTTCAATGCATTGCCTTTGGAACCAAGCCACTtccagttgttgttgtctacATGCAGAAATCATGTGGACTTTGTTTACCAGTGCTTTCAAAATCCGCCTGACTTTATACTCAAAATGCTGCCATCTCTGGGTGATGcagaagatgatgatgaaatgGCTGAGAGGACGGAGATTGTTGGAGGCTCTGCAATCGCAAGTTCGGTCATAAGCGTGGCTGCCTCCGATTATAATTCGAGTTTGGAAAAGGCTGAGAAAAGTGCTGCACCAGCAGAAGAATGTAGTTGTGAGTGCTATGTTAAACTGTGTTTAAGCGTGGTCACACTCGTCTTCCAACTTATGCATCAATGGATTTTGAAAGGTTGCAAAACGG ACACTGAAGAGGTTGGAAAAATTTCACAAACTGCAGTGCACTTGTTGAAGTTGATTTTCCGGGAAAACTATCTCACCTGTCTGTTTAGGGACTCAGAAGAAACCACAAAGCACTATTTGAGTTTAATATGTAACTGGTGGACAGAGCACGCGAAATGTTTGGGATTTCTGCGCATTCATG TTCGCTTCCTAAGGCAGCTGGAATATTCACATTTTATGTCAAAGCCAATGATTTTAGAAGCCAATGAGAAGAATCCTGAATTAGATTTAACAGAATGGAATCGAACCGCAAACACTTCAGAGGACgttaatttaaatgaaattgatttttataacTACATGATTGGGATTGATGATTTCTTCAGTGAAATTGAGCGAATGGAGGAATACCATTTTGAATAG
- the LOC26529970 gene encoding general transcription factor IIH subunit 5, with protein MVNVMKGVLVKCDPAMKQFLLHLDEKLSLGRKFIIQDLDENHLFISTDIVEVLQVRVDELMDRISFPLHEKNA; from the exons ATGGTAAATGTAATGAAAGGAGTCCTTGTAAAATG TGACCCGGCTATGAAACAATTTCTGCTGCACTTAGATGAAAAACTGAGTCTGGGACGCAAATTTATAATTCAAGATTTAGACGAGAATCATCTATTTATTTCTACAGACATTGTGGAAGTGCTGCAAGTTCGTGTGGACGAATTAATGGATCGAATTAGTTTTCCGTTACACGAAAAAAACGCCTAG
- the LOC6646624 gene encoding zinc finger HIT domain-containing protein 1, whose protein sequence is MTGRESNRIKDAEKKRVLDSAARQRRARKALEALEQDNFHDDPHADLVMSKKLPKFQESIKNCKEKKGKRKGAEYFRAKYRKNFQQLLEEEKQKPNYESAAAPAPKKPLRHFCAVCGNFSNYSCTACGTRYCRVRCLQTHQDTRCLKWTA, encoded by the coding sequence ATGACGGGTCGGGAATCAAATCGCATCAAAGACGCTGAAAAGAAACGTGTTTTAGATTCCGCTGCACGTCAGAGACGTGCACGTAAAGCTCTTGAGGCTCTTGAACAGGACAATTTCCATGATGATCCACATGCTGACTTGGTTATGTCAAAAAAGCTGCCCAAGTTTCAAGAAAGTATAAAGAATTGCAAGGAGAAAAAAGGCAAGCGTAAAGGAGCTGAATATTTTCGTGCCAAATATCGTAAAAACTTCCAACAATTACTTGAGgaggagaaacaaaaaccgaaCTATGAGAGTGCCGCTGCTCCAGCTCCCAAGAAGCCACTACGCCACTTCTGCGCCGTTTGTGGAAACTTCTCCAATTATTCGTGCACAGCTTGTGGAACACGGTACTGTCGTGTACGTTGCTTGCAAACACATCAGGATACACGATGTCTTAAATGGACAGCCTGA
- the LOC6646623 gene encoding trypsin delta, with product MTLDGQTMTRQHCILVACCFILALCQASAAIIRANSVADPDPLPNGRVVGGVAATTNSAPYAVSMQYGGTHYCAASILNYNWLVTAAHCLTNSAQVLGSTLVAGSLAVAGTASTTQKRSITYFVVNDLYTGGSVPYDIGLLYTPTAFVWSAAVAPVTLPQSGVVPSGTANLYGWGSTSTTNTASYPSTLQVAANIPIITLSSCESALGAKGSDVHSTNLCTGPLTGGVSICTSDSGGPLVQNNVLIGIVSWGKLPCGQANSPSVYVQVSSFISWISANQVVSK from the coding sequence ATGACACTCGACGGGCAAACAATGACACGCCAACACTGCATCCTAGTCGCGTGTTGTTTCATATTGGCTCTTTGTCAGGCATCGGCAGCAATTATAAGAGCCAATTCCGTTGCCGATCCAGATCCTTTACCAAATGGACGAGTTGTTGGCGGCGTCGCGGCAACGACCAATAGTGCTCCATACGCCGTTTCGATGCAATATGGAGGAACCCATTATTGCGCCGCAAGCATTCTCAATTATAACTGGCTGGTAACGGCCGCACATTGTCTGACAAACAGTGCCCAAGTATTAGGATCTACACTGGTGGCAGGCTCTCTTGCAGTGGCGGGAACTGCTAGCACTACTCAAAAGCGGAGCATTACCTATTTTGTAGTCAATGATCTTTACACTGGGGGATCAGTTCCTTATGATATTGGCCTCTTATATACCCCTACAGCTTTTGTTTGGTCTGCAGCAGTGGCTCCTGTCACCTTACCCCAATCCGGCGTAGTTCCTTCTGGAACGGCGAATTTATATGGATGGGGCAGCACCAGTACAACAAATACAGCTTCGTATCCCAGCACTCTACAAGTGGCTGCCAATATACCCATTATCACATTGAGTTCATGTGAGAGTGCTCTTGGCGCTAAAGGCAGCGATGTCCATTCCACAAACTTGTGTACAGGACCTCTGACAGGCGGCGTTAGCATTTGTACCTCCGATTCTGGTGGACCTTTGGTCCAAAACAACGTACTCATTGGCATTGTTTCATGGGGTAAATTGCCATGTGGCCAGGCCAATTCGCCATCGGTCTATGTGCAAGTGTCTTCGTTTATATCATGGATTTCGGCCAATCAAGTGGTAtccaaataa
- the LOC6646622 gene encoding ras-related protein Rab6, with product MSSGDFGNPLRKFKLVFLGEQSVGKTSLITRFMYDSFDNTYQATIGIDFLSKTMYLEDRTVRLQLWDTAGQERFRSLIPSYIRDSTVAVVVYDITNTNSFHQTSKWIDDVRTERGSDVIIMLVGNKTDLSDKRQVSTEEGERKAKELNVMFIETSAKAGYNVKQLFRRVAAALPGMDSTENKPSEDMQEVVLKDSPNESKDPEGGCAC from the coding sequence ATGTCATCCGGCGATTTTGGCAATCCGCTAAGGAAATTCAAATTGGTCTTTTTGGGGGAACAGAGTGTGGGCAAAACGTCGCTAATTACACGCTTCATGTATGACAGCTTCGACAACACCTATCAGGCGACTATCGGTATTGATTTTCTCTCCAAAACGATGTATTTGGAGGATCGCACAGTTCGCTTACAGTTGTGGGACACGGCGGGACAGGAAAGGTTCCGTTCGCTCATTCCTTCATATATTAGAGACTCCACGGTGGCTGTAGTAGTGTACGACATAACCAATACGAACTCATTCCATCAGACATCTAAGTGGATCGATGATGTGCGAACAGAGCGCGGCAGTGATGTCATTATTATGTTGGTAGGCAACAAAACGGATCTCTCTGACAAGCGGCAGGTTTCCACCGAAGAGGGCGAACGCAAGGCGAAAGAACTTAATGTGATGTTTATTGAGACGAGTGCCAAGGCCGGGTACAATGTGAAACAGTTATTTAGACGTGTGGCAGCAGCGTTGCCAGGCATGGATTCCACTGAGAATAAACCCTCTGAGGATATGCAAGAAGTTGTTCTTAAGGACTCTCCCAATGAGAGCAAGGATCCTGAAGGTGGTTGCGCGTGCTAG